From the genome of Gemmatimonas phototrophica, one region includes:
- a CDS encoding DUF3536 domain-containing protein encodes MSHQPHSLIVHQHLYQPPREDPWLEVVQTEPSAAPEHDWNTRINRECYARLAKAEAFRRDARAAARDPDARAGISRVVNLYAWCSFDVGATLCEWLDNEAPDTLRAMQQGDAASVKRWGHGNAIAAPYHHVILPLASPRERRTEIRWGLRDFRRRFGRDAEGIWLPECAADEDTLDAVAAEGVQFTILAPYQVQGHNGSGMPVRWRGASGRTLTIVPYDGSLAGDVAFGGLLRNAEALAHRFTPYRDAMLTSPRCTTLATDGETFGHHHKAGDSTLLEALALIAHVPGTRITNAAALVAQHPPTEEIRLVSPSAWSCAHGVERWRSNCGCRLDGSKPLLQQWRGPLRHALERLAAHANEVYEREGSALFRDDPWEVRDAYGDVVARDGEALATFARAQLREGSNDQQLQRARELLELQRATLRLFTSCAWFFDEVDRIEVRQVLRYAARCLELGGAAARMTPDFVQWLSAATSGIPGASSASDVFVREALPHRDQALCVAAAAMACAATGTPVSRLATFDVETSGDASLWQVRVTHRRTGTTAGFTGTVAGDSTALVVRLHNTAHGDGAWEEVRPHEFPETAARALLTQSRAEDSALLAPV; translated from the coding sequence ATGAGTCATCAGCCCCATTCGCTCATTGTGCACCAGCACCTCTACCAGCCACCACGCGAAGATCCGTGGCTGGAAGTCGTACAGACGGAACCGTCGGCGGCTCCGGAGCACGACTGGAATACGCGCATCAACCGCGAGTGCTACGCGCGTCTGGCGAAGGCCGAGGCGTTCCGTCGAGATGCGCGCGCCGCGGCCCGCGATCCGGATGCACGCGCGGGCATTTCACGCGTGGTGAATCTGTACGCGTGGTGCTCGTTTGATGTGGGGGCCACGCTGTGCGAGTGGCTGGACAACGAAGCACCGGACACGCTGCGGGCCATGCAGCAAGGCGACGCCGCGAGTGTGAAGCGGTGGGGACATGGCAATGCCATTGCGGCACCATACCATCACGTGATCCTGCCGTTGGCGTCGCCCCGTGAACGGCGCACCGAAATTCGCTGGGGGTTGCGCGATTTCCGTCGGCGATTCGGACGTGATGCCGAAGGGATCTGGCTCCCCGAGTGTGCGGCCGACGAAGACACCCTCGATGCGGTTGCGGCGGAAGGCGTGCAGTTCACCATCCTCGCGCCGTATCAGGTACAGGGGCACAACGGCAGCGGCATGCCGGTGCGCTGGCGTGGCGCATCGGGGCGAACGCTCACGATTGTGCCGTACGACGGATCGCTGGCGGGTGATGTGGCGTTTGGGGGATTGCTGCGCAATGCGGAAGCGCTGGCGCACCGGTTCACGCCGTATCGTGACGCCATGCTGACGTCGCCGCGCTGTACGACCCTGGCGACGGACGGCGAAACGTTTGGGCATCATCACAAGGCGGGCGACTCCACGCTGCTTGAAGCGCTGGCCTTGATTGCCCACGTCCCGGGCACCCGCATCACGAACGCCGCGGCGCTGGTCGCCCAGCATCCACCAACCGAGGAAATTCGTTTGGTGTCGCCCTCGGCGTGGAGCTGTGCGCATGGCGTGGAGCGGTGGCGCAGCAATTGTGGATGCCGGCTTGATGGCAGCAAGCCGTTGTTGCAGCAGTGGCGAGGGCCGTTGCGCCACGCTCTGGAGCGGCTGGCCGCCCATGCCAACGAGGTGTACGAGCGGGAAGGATCGGCACTCTTCCGCGACGACCCGTGGGAGGTGCGTGATGCCTACGGTGATGTGGTGGCGCGGGACGGAGAGGCACTGGCGACGTTTGCGCGGGCGCAGCTGCGCGAAGGGAGCAATGACCAGCAGCTGCAGCGCGCGCGGGAGCTGCTGGAGTTGCAGCGCGCCACGTTGCGGTTGTTCACCTCGTGTGCGTGGTTCTTCGACGAGGTGGATCGCATTGAAGTGCGACAGGTGCTGCGCTACGCGGCGCGGTGTCTTGAGCTGGGTGGGGCGGCAGCTCGTATGACGCCCGATTTCGTGCAGTGGCTGTCGGCCGCCACCAGCGGAATTCCGGGAGCCTCCAGTGCGAGCGACGTGTTTGTGCGCGAAGCACTGCCCCACCGTGATCAGGCGCTGTGCGTGGCGGCGGCGGCCATGGCCTGTGCAGCGACGGGCACACCGGTCAGCCGGTTGGCGACGTTCGATGTGGAGACGAGTGGTGATGCATCGTTGTGGCAGGTGCGGGTAACGCATAGACGTACCGGGACCACCGCTGGCTTCACAGGCACCGTAGCCGGCGACAGCACGGCACTCGTCGTGCGACTGCACAACACGGCGCACGGCGATGGCGCGTGGGAAGAGGTACGTCCGCACGAATTCCCGGAGACGGCTGCGCGTGCGTTACTGACCCAATCACGGGCTGAGGACAGCGCGTTGCTGGCGCCGGTGTAA
- a CDS encoding glycogen synthase: protein MTSPSMPTPSWGSPLVRAPRTGAPTIVHLTAEYSPFARSGGLAEAVMGLANVQVKGGANVVVFLPLYRTVRDHAPDLAPLGRPIPVSLGFRTEEVRFFREVHAPKGPKVVFVDIPSAFSRGGLYGEGGRDYTDNARRFALFSRAVLDAIPRLIAGPVLVHAHDWHTSLALMYMRSYADLRERFATTPTVLTVHNGGYQGHFSASLLNDCGIPPELFTFRHVEWYGLINFLKAGLTHADMVVTVSPNHATELRTPDGGFGLQEVFQWLGNRFTGIINGIDQTLWDPSTDDQITAHYSDDDPSNKARCKAALQRSFGLPQRRRTPLFGFTGRMVTQKGLDLILASHLVWNLDAQFVFLGAGEARYERALGELARRRPRNVGVQFDFTDRLEHRLMAGADLFLMPSQYEPCGLTQLRAQRYGALPIGRRVGGIADTVEDDATGFLFDAFNAGALDHAISRALARFHDPAAWEPRMKTAMRRDFGWERSAERYAEVYRRATDIARKRT from the coding sequence ATGACATCCCCATCGATGCCCACCCCCAGTTGGGGCTCGCCCCTCGTTCGTGCGCCGCGGACCGGTGCGCCAACCATCGTGCATCTCACGGCCGAATACAGCCCCTTCGCTCGTTCGGGCGGATTAGCTGAAGCGGTCATGGGGCTGGCCAATGTGCAGGTAAAGGGCGGGGCCAATGTGGTGGTGTTTCTCCCGCTCTACCGCACGGTGCGCGACCACGCCCCTGATCTGGCCCCCTTGGGCCGCCCCATTCCGGTCAGCCTCGGCTTCCGCACGGAAGAGGTGCGCTTCTTCCGGGAAGTGCACGCCCCCAAAGGGCCCAAGGTGGTGTTCGTGGACATCCCGTCGGCCTTCTCGCGTGGCGGGCTCTACGGCGAAGGGGGACGCGACTACACCGACAATGCGCGCCGCTTTGCCCTCTTCTCCCGCGCCGTGCTGGACGCCATTCCGCGCCTGATAGCGGGCCCGGTTCTGGTGCACGCGCACGACTGGCACACCTCGCTCGCGCTGATGTACATGCGGAGCTACGCCGATTTGCGCGAACGCTTTGCCACCACGCCCACGGTGCTGACGGTGCACAACGGCGGCTATCAGGGCCACTTCTCGGCCTCGCTGCTCAACGACTGCGGCATCCCGCCGGAGCTGTTCACCTTCCGGCACGTAGAGTGGTATGGCCTCATCAACTTCCTCAAGGCGGGACTCACGCACGCCGACATGGTGGTGACGGTCAGTCCCAATCATGCCACCGAACTGCGCACCCCCGATGGTGGCTTCGGGTTGCAGGAAGTGTTTCAGTGGCTCGGCAATCGCTTTACCGGCATCATCAACGGCATTGATCAGACGCTCTGGGACCCGAGCACCGACGATCAGATCACGGCCCACTACAGTGACGACGATCCGTCCAATAAGGCGCGCTGCAAAGCGGCATTGCAACGGTCGTTCGGTTTGCCACAGCGTCGCCGCACGCCGCTCTTTGGCTTCACGGGGCGCATGGTGACGCAGAAGGGGCTCGATCTCATTCTGGCGTCGCATCTCGTGTGGAATCTCGACGCGCAGTTTGTTTTTCTGGGGGCTGGCGAAGCGCGCTACGAACGCGCCCTCGGTGAACTGGCCCGCCGACGTCCGCGAAATGTGGGGGTGCAGTTCGACTTTACCGATCGTCTGGAACATCGGCTCATGGCGGGCGCCGATCTGTTCCTCATGCCTTCGCAGTACGAACCGTGTGGGCTTACGCAGCTGCGAGCGCAGCGCTACGGCGCGTTGCCGATTGGTCGTCGCGTGGGCGGCATTGCCGATACAGTGGAAGACGACGCCACGGGGTTTCTCTTTGATGCATTCAACGCCGGCGCGCTCGACCACGCCATCTCGCGAGCGCTGGCGCGGTTCCATGATCCGGCGGCCTGGGAGCCGCGCATGAAAACCGCCATGCGTCGTGATTTCGGCTGGGAGCGATCGGCGGAGCGATATGCCGAGGTCTATCGGCGTGCCACGGACATTGCCCGGAAGCGTACATGA
- the glgP gene encoding alpha-glucan family phosphorylase, producing the protein MTLLADAPQIPFIQTPPALPGRLAGLAHLAQNLAWSWNRDARSLFKAIDESLWNRTRHNPIRLLQLVEPGRLDTLATDPVFCARYDRAMQWLASERSDEHTWYARTFPELRGRTVAYFCAEFGIHNSVPIYSGGLGVLAGDHLKTASDLGIPLVAVGILYRNGYFDQRIRVDGWQEDSDARIEFDGVPLVPLPGRNGARHLVTVNTFGRDIHIRVWKMQVGRVPVYLLDSDLEENHPEDRPLLSKLYSGGPAMRLRQEWLLGVGGVRALRALGIDPAAWHANEGHAAFMMVERTRELVANGLSYADAVKQVRNCSVFTTHTPVPAGHDHFSVDEVRQCANGYWQEMGIDAEAFLRIGYHPESGSGVYHMTAASVRLSRRVNAVSRRHGIVTREMSRSLWPNRPAESIPVGHVTNGVHLATWMSNPIMKMLDEHLGPGWGHSSDPALWEQVLTLDDETLWYTHQRLKNTFMRMVREEARRAFAAREMETTQLVGAGTLLDPNTLTIGFARRFATYKRANLIFRDVERLKRLVTNTQRPVQIVFAGKAHPADTPGKQILQNVYQFTRDPQFEGRVAFVEDYGMHLAHLLVQGVDLWMNMPRVPLEASGTSGMKAALNGVPQLSTIDGWWEEGYEGNNGWAIEPEVDDDAGLNTANRLYELLEQEVVPRYYDRDKSELPRRWLTMMKHAIRVGGQQFTARRMVEQYARAYYAPSILGDSLPDDPPLA; encoded by the coding sequence ATGACATTACTCGCCGACGCGCCCCAGATCCCCTTCATCCAGACCCCCCCGGCCCTCCCCGGACGCCTGGCTGGTCTGGCGCACCTGGCCCAGAACCTCGCCTGGAGCTGGAATCGTGATGCCCGGTCGCTTTTCAAGGCCATCGACGAAAGCCTCTGGAATCGCACCCGCCACAATCCCATTCGCCTGCTGCAGCTCGTCGAGCCCGGGCGCCTGGACACACTGGCCACCGACCCGGTCTTCTGTGCGCGTTACGACCGCGCCATGCAGTGGCTCGCCTCGGAGCGTTCGGACGAGCACACGTGGTACGCCCGCACCTTCCCCGAACTCCGGGGCCGCACAGTGGCGTACTTCTGCGCCGAGTTCGGTATTCACAACTCGGTGCCCATCTACTCGGGTGGACTCGGCGTGCTGGCCGGTGACCATCTCAAGACGGCCTCCGATCTGGGCATTCCTCTGGTGGCGGTAGGTATTCTCTACCGCAACGGCTACTTCGATCAGCGCATCCGGGTGGATGGCTGGCAGGAAGACAGCGACGCCCGCATTGAGTTTGACGGCGTGCCGCTGGTGCCGTTGCCGGGGCGCAACGGTGCCCGCCACCTCGTCACGGTGAACACCTTCGGACGCGACATTCACATTCGTGTCTGGAAGATGCAGGTGGGGCGCGTGCCGGTGTACCTGCTCGATTCCGATCTCGAGGAGAATCACCCCGAAGACCGTCCTCTGCTCTCCAAGCTCTATTCCGGCGGACCGGCCATGCGGCTGCGTCAGGAATGGTTGCTGGGCGTAGGCGGTGTGCGGGCGCTCCGCGCGCTGGGTATTGATCCGGCCGCCTGGCATGCCAACGAAGGACACGCGGCGTTCATGATGGTGGAGCGTACCCGCGAACTGGTCGCCAACGGACTGTCATACGCCGATGCGGTGAAGCAGGTGCGTAACTGCAGCGTCTTCACCACCCACACACCGGTACCGGCCGGCCACGACCACTTCTCCGTCGACGAAGTGCGGCAGTGCGCCAACGGCTACTGGCAGGAAATGGGCATTGATGCCGAGGCGTTTCTGCGCATCGGGTATCATCCGGAGTCTGGCTCGGGGGTGTACCACATGACCGCCGCGTCGGTGCGTCTGTCGCGTCGCGTGAACGCGGTGTCGCGCCGCCACGGGATCGTCACCCGCGAGATGAGCCGGTCGCTGTGGCCCAATCGCCCGGCCGAGTCGATTCCGGTGGGGCATGTCACCAACGGCGTGCACCTCGCGACGTGGATGTCCAACCCCATCATGAAGATGCTCGACGAGCACCTCGGACCGGGGTGGGGTCACAGCAGTGACCCGGCGTTGTGGGAACAGGTGCTCACGCTCGACGACGAGACCCTGTGGTACACGCACCAGCGTCTCAAGAACACCTTCATGCGCATGGTACGCGAAGAGGCGCGACGCGCTTTTGCTGCCCGCGAAATGGAGACCACGCAGCTGGTGGGTGCGGGGACGTTGCTCGACCCCAATACGCTCACCATTGGTTTCGCGCGCCGCTTCGCCACGTACAAGCGCGCCAACCTCATCTTCCGTGATGTCGAGCGCCTCAAGCGTCTCGTGACCAACACGCAGCGCCCGGTACAGATCGTCTTTGCCGGCAAGGCGCACCCGGCGGACACGCCGGGCAAGCAGATCCTGCAGAACGTCTATCAGTTCACGCGTGATCCGCAGTTCGAGGGGCGAGTTGCCTTCGTGGAAGACTACGGCATGCACCTCGCGCACTTGCTGGTGCAGGGTGTGGACCTGTGGATGAACATGCCGCGTGTGCCCCTCGAAGCGTCGGGCACCAGCGGTATGAAGGCCGCCCTCAACGGCGTGCCGCAGCTCTCCACAATCGACGGCTGGTGGGAAGAAGGCTACGAAGGCAACAACGGGTGGGCCATTGAGCCGGAAGTGGATGACGACGCCGGCCTGAACACGGCCAATCGTCTGTACGAGTTGCTCGAGCAGGAAGTGGTACCCCGCTATTACGATCGCGACAAGAGCGAACTGCCGCGTCGTTGGCTCACCATGATGAAGCATGCCATCCGGGTGGGGGGCCAGCAGTTTACGGCCCGTCGCATGGTGGAGCAGTACGCTCGTGCGTACTACGCCCCCTCCATTCTCGGCGACTCCTTGCCGGACGATCCGCCACTCGCGTGA
- the thrA gene encoding bifunctional aspartate kinase/homoserine dehydrogenase I gives MPARATKSSRPVKKSAVDVFKFGGASLADASAVRHAIGIILSPRPSRTVTVVSALAGVTDALLAIAEWARVGDTKAVDVAVDRLRARHRAVAEGILTTQRARKALVKELDTAFDELRTLAHGVATLRELTPRTRDYLVARGEQLSAQLVVAGLLGRGAKAQYVEAAELIRTDGVFGNAFPDLAATDRVVRERLTPLLRRKVLPVIPGFVGGGAEGALVTLGRGGSDLTATVLGRSLKAQRITLWKDVPGLMTTDPRLVPSARIVPQLNVREAAELAYYGAKVLHPRALIPLAHISVPVFVRPFADPGAPGTEISTRHTLQRYPVKALSIVRGQALVTVTGNGMLGVPGIAARTFAALQQAGISVTLITQASSEHSISLCVPAERSAHARAALEQTFALELSRRELEGMDVKTGMATLAVVGLGMAGSPGIASRMFTALSQSGVNIVAIAQGSSELNISVVIAERDAEAAARSVHDEFQLDKIGGGGVRSDDRLDVVLLGVGQIGRELLRILPRTRRRVKPTIVGLIDRSGYLFDPEGLSPKQLLAAVAHKESGAALTSMPNAIRASAPEAVAQIARHALSRPVLVDLTADETLPAIRKALAADWDIVLANKKPLSAPRGEVQALQALAKQHGARILHETTVGAGLPVMDSYAKLVETGDKVLRVEGCTSGTLGFLLTEIGKGRPFSEALGDAMRLGYTEPDPRDDLSGMDVARKALILARLIGFTGDLTDVTVESLVPEAFRSMPVAKFKSTLTQQDKMWADRQGTATRQGRVLRYVLRATPTAVKVGLQAVPPSHPLAGLRGTDNQIVFTTMRYREHPLVITGPGAGPAVTAAGVLNDILQLTPA, from the coding sequence ATGCCTGCTCGCGCCACCAAATCCTCCCGCCCGGTCAAGAAATCGGCGGTTGACGTCTTCAAGTTTGGCGGGGCGTCGCTGGCCGACGCGTCCGCCGTCCGTCACGCCATTGGCATTATTCTTTCGCCTCGCCCTTCTAGAACTGTTACAGTGGTGTCGGCGTTGGCGGGTGTCACCGATGCGCTGCTGGCCATTGCCGAATGGGCGCGGGTGGGAGACACCAAGGCCGTCGATGTCGCCGTGGACCGGCTCCGCGCCCGGCACCGGGCTGTTGCCGAGGGGATTCTGACCACCCAGCGGGCACGTAAAGCTTTGGTCAAGGAGTTGGATACCGCGTTTGACGAGCTACGCACCCTGGCCCACGGGGTGGCCACCTTGCGCGAACTCACCCCCCGCACGCGCGACTATCTCGTGGCCCGCGGGGAGCAGCTCTCGGCCCAGCTGGTGGTAGCCGGGCTGCTTGGGCGCGGTGCCAAGGCGCAGTATGTGGAGGCTGCCGAACTCATCCGTACGGATGGTGTGTTTGGCAACGCCTTTCCCGATCTGGCGGCGACCGACCGCGTGGTGCGGGAGCGGCTCACGCCGCTGCTCCGACGCAAGGTCTTGCCCGTCATTCCCGGCTTCGTGGGGGGCGGGGCGGAGGGCGCATTGGTGACGCTTGGCCGCGGCGGGAGTGATCTCACCGCCACGGTGCTGGGGCGGTCGCTCAAGGCGCAGCGCATCACGTTGTGGAAGGATGTCCCGGGGCTCATGACCACTGACCCGCGCCTCGTGCCCAGCGCCCGCATTGTGCCGCAACTCAATGTGCGGGAAGCTGCGGAGCTGGCGTATTACGGCGCCAAGGTGCTGCACCCGCGGGCGCTCATTCCGCTGGCGCACATTTCGGTCCCGGTGTTCGTGCGTCCCTTTGCCGACCCCGGCGCCCCCGGTACCGAGATCTCCACGCGTCACACGTTGCAACGGTATCCGGTGAAGGCGCTGAGCATCGTGCGTGGGCAAGCGCTGGTCACGGTCACGGGCAACGGCATGCTTGGTGTGCCAGGAATTGCGGCGCGTACGTTTGCGGCGCTGCAGCAGGCCGGCATCAGTGTCACGCTCATCACGCAGGCGTCGTCGGAGCATTCCATCTCGCTGTGCGTGCCGGCCGAACGCAGTGCCCACGCCCGCGCCGCGCTGGAACAGACGTTCGCCCTTGAGCTGTCGCGTCGAGAGCTGGAAGGGATGGACGTGAAGACGGGCATGGCCACCCTTGCCGTGGTCGGGCTGGGTATGGCCGGATCGCCCGGCATTGCGTCACGCATGTTCACGGCACTCTCCCAATCTGGAGTGAACATCGTGGCCATTGCGCAGGGGTCGAGTGAGCTCAACATCTCCGTGGTCATTGCCGAACGGGATGCGGAAGCGGCCGCGCGCTCGGTGCACGATGAATTTCAGCTGGACAAGATCGGTGGCGGCGGTGTACGCAGCGACGATCGACTTGATGTGGTGCTACTGGGCGTCGGACAGATTGGTCGTGAGTTGCTGCGCATCCTGCCGCGCACCCGACGTCGCGTGAAGCCCACCATTGTGGGGTTGATCGATCGCAGCGGCTATTTGTTTGATCCGGAAGGATTGTCGCCCAAGCAATTACTGGCCGCGGTGGCGCACAAGGAATCCGGTGCGGCGCTGACGTCCATGCCCAACGCTATCCGCGCGAGTGCGCCCGAGGCCGTGGCACAGATTGCCCGTCACGCCCTCTCGAGACCGGTGCTGGTGGATCTCACCGCCGACGAAACGCTCCCTGCCATTCGCAAAGCCCTCGCGGCCGACTGGGACATCGTGCTGGCCAACAAGAAGCCGCTGTCGGCACCGCGTGGCGAAGTGCAGGCGCTGCAGGCGCTGGCCAAGCAGCATGGCGCCCGCATCCTGCACGAGACGACGGTGGGCGCTGGGCTCCCCGTCATGGATAGCTACGCCAAGCTGGTGGAAACCGGTGACAAGGTGTTGCGCGTGGAAGGGTGCACCAGTGGCACGTTGGGGTTTCTGCTCACCGAAATCGGCAAGGGGCGTCCGTTCAGCGAAGCACTCGGCGATGCCATGCGTCTGGGCTACACGGAGCCCGACCCACGCGATGATCTGTCAGGGATGGATGTTGCCCGGAAGGCGCTCATTCTCGCGCGCCTCATTGGCTTTACGGGTGACCTGACCGATGTGACGGTGGAGTCGCTGGTTCCTGAAGCCTTTCGCAGCATGCCGGTGGCGAAGTTCAAGAGCACGCTCACGCAGCAGGACAAGATGTGGGCCGACCGTCAGGGCACGGCCACACGACAGGGACGCGTCCTGCGCTATGTGCTTCGTGCGACGCCCACCGCCGTGAAGGTGGGGCTGCAAGCCGTACCGCCCTCGCATCCGCTGGCCGGATTGCGCGGCACCGACAATCAGATTGTGTTTACGACCATGCGTTATCGTGAGCATCCGCTGGTCATCACCGGGCCGGGCGCCGGTCCGGCGGTCACCGCAGCCGGTGTGCTCAACGACATTCTTCAGCTCACGCCTGCCTGA
- the thrC gene encoding threonine synthase yields MAVNDTIFLSAHEAPGQHSVQRCDDCGQDLHERDASPACPQCGGLLAIIHRAPLDIMGAPLEPKAIHHTFAQHCCAMPMGHPSGVWRFESLVMPTAGEAITSHPEGNTPLMTRRVVSEWAGCDGLLLKHEGYNPTGSFKDRGMTVGTTQAVRTGATAVACASTGNTSASLASYAAQAGIPGLVFVPAGKVALGKMAQTLAYGAKTLLVKGDFDTCLRLVQEASRELGIYLLNSINPWRVEGQKTIVFETLQQLGWDAPDFIVLPAGNLGNTAAFGKALREAKALGLISRVPRLVSVQAAGAAPFAKGFRDHFAQRYTVQAETIATAIRIGDPASWDRAVRAIRETDGLVLSVTDDEIIDAKVRIDAAGVGCEPASAASVAGVRQLVRDGIIRSGDRVVAVLTGHVLKDPGMLVELHQERTDFAQANRPVEIDATVKAVADIIAASRGAEA; encoded by the coding sequence ATGGCTGTCAACGACACGATCTTTCTGAGCGCACACGAGGCCCCGGGGCAACACAGTGTGCAGCGGTGCGACGACTGTGGGCAGGATCTGCATGAGCGCGATGCCAGCCCCGCTTGTCCGCAGTGCGGGGGGCTGCTGGCCATCATTCATCGGGCGCCGCTCGACATCATGGGGGCGCCGCTCGAACCCAAGGCCATTCACCACACGTTCGCGCAGCATTGCTGCGCCATGCCGATGGGGCATCCATCGGGGGTGTGGCGGTTTGAATCGCTCGTCATGCCCACCGCCGGCGAGGCGATCACCAGTCATCCCGAAGGCAACACCCCGCTCATGACGCGGCGCGTGGTCTCAGAGTGGGCCGGGTGCGACGGGCTGCTGCTCAAGCACGAGGGCTACAACCCCACCGGATCCTTCAAAGACCGCGGGATGACGGTGGGCACCACGCAGGCCGTGCGCACGGGTGCCACCGCCGTAGCCTGTGCGAGCACGGGGAACACCTCGGCCTCGCTGGCCAGCTACGCCGCGCAGGCCGGCATTCCGGGGCTGGTGTTTGTGCCGGCCGGGAAGGTGGCGCTTGGCAAGATGGCGCAAACTCTCGCGTACGGGGCAAAGACGCTGTTGGTCAAAGGAGACTTTGACACCTGTCTGCGTCTGGTACAGGAAGCCTCGCGCGAATTGGGGATCTATCTGCTCAACTCCATCAACCCGTGGCGGGTGGAGGGGCAGAAAACCATCGTGTTCGAAACGCTGCAGCAGCTCGGGTGGGACGCGCCGGATTTCATTGTGCTTCCTGCGGGTAACCTCGGGAACACGGCGGCCTTTGGTAAAGCGCTGCGCGAGGCCAAGGCGCTGGGGCTCATCTCCCGTGTGCCGCGATTGGTATCGGTACAGGCTGCGGGCGCCGCGCCCTTTGCCAAGGGGTTCCGCGACCACTTTGCGCAGCGCTACACCGTGCAGGCCGAAACCATTGCGACGGCCATTCGCATTGGCGATCCGGCCAGTTGGGATCGCGCGGTGCGGGCCATTCGCGAAACCGATGGGCTGGTGCTCAGCGTGACCGACGATGAGATCATCGACGCCAAGGTGCGCATTGATGCCGCTGGTGTTGGCTGTGAGCCGGCCAGTGCCGCCAGCGTCGCCGGGGTACGGCAGCTTGTCCGCGATGGTATCATCCGGTCGGGCGACCGCGTGGTGGCCGTGCTGACCGGACATGTACTCAAGGATCCAGGGATGCTTGTGGAGTTGCATCAGGAGCGGACGGATTTTGCGCAGGCCAACCGGCCCGTGGAGATTGACGCGACCGTCAAGGCGGTCGCCGACATCATTGCTGCATCCAGAGGAGCAGAGGCATGA
- a CDS encoding SDR family NAD(P)-dependent oxidoreductase — protein MNAVSPRRTLVTGAAKPLGVELVRQALLRGDKVYAACRNPARVPVLADLRAEFGGLELLALDPADPSSVADAVPVLESLTDSLDMLILGPAEAGPHETLASAERDEHLQSLTGTGLTEHFRRHAVAPLLLVRTLLPWLAKGDKARVLVISTWLGSLAGKTQGGDYATCASAAALNMLTRTVAHDLSQEGIVVCLGNPGNYATSPDGPAFRVPIDEAALGLIMQTERLPLDRSGSFVDWTGAERPW, from the coding sequence ATGAACGCCGTCAGTCCGCGCCGCACGCTGGTGACCGGCGCCGCCAAGCCGCTTGGGGTAGAGCTGGTCCGTCAGGCCTTGCTGCGTGGCGACAAGGTGTACGCGGCCTGTCGCAATCCGGCACGGGTGCCGGTGCTGGCCGATTTGCGCGCCGAGTTTGGAGGTCTCGAACTTCTCGCGCTCGATCCGGCCGATCCGTCCAGTGTGGCCGATGCCGTACCGGTACTGGAGAGCCTGACCGACTCACTCGATATGCTCATTCTCGGGCCCGCCGAAGCCGGGCCACACGAGACGCTGGCCAGTGCCGAACGCGACGAGCATCTGCAGTCACTCACCGGCACCGGGCTTACGGAGCACTTCCGTCGTCATGCGGTGGCGCCGCTGCTGCTCGTGCGCACGCTGCTCCCCTGGCTGGCCAAGGGTGACAAGGCCCGCGTGCTCGTGATCAGTACGTGGCTCGGGTCGCTTGCCGGAAAAACGCAGGGAGGCGATTACGCGACCTGCGCCAGTGCCGCCGCACTCAACATGCTCACGCGTACCGTGGCGCATGATTTGTCGCAAGAAGGGATCGTGGTGTGTCTGGGCAACCCCGGCAACTACGCCACCTCTCCCGACGGTCCTGCCTTCCGCGTGCCCATCGATGAAGCCGCACTGGGGCTGATCATGCAGACGGAACGCCTGCCGTTGGACCGATCCGGATCGTTTGTGGACTGGACGGGTGCAGAACGTCCGTGGTAG